The following are encoded together in the Streptomyces tsukubensis genome:
- a CDS encoding ADP-ribosylglycohydrolase family protein translates to MRPSAPGKRAAAGALTGLALGDALGFPTEFHDVPSILAKCGPWRGMELPTPAYITDDTQMTLALARALATVTGRGGSAPEAYEGPVREEFTRWYHSPDNNRAPGRTCLVACGLLEGDRRWQDASQTGSKGCGANMRVVPVALIPGLTGDERSGLAQWQAALTHGHPTALAASDLTAHAVRLLAEGAEPTGLVGLLRSYALDRRTDYQERWLGDLWHRAGDRSPREFAARGWDECLDALDRVRAALRDPSPETDPCEATGEGWIAEEALATALLCFLLFPQEPLNVLRRAACTKGDSDSIACLAGALAGAHLGADAWPAPWVDRIEHRDELLAFGALWER, encoded by the coding sequence ATCCGCCCGTCCGCCCCGGGCAAGCGGGCCGCCGCGGGAGCGCTGACGGGGCTCGCACTCGGCGACGCCCTCGGCTTCCCCACCGAATTCCACGACGTCCCCTCGATCCTCGCCAAGTGCGGCCCGTGGCGCGGGATGGAACTGCCCACCCCCGCCTACATCACCGACGACACCCAGATGACGCTGGCGCTCGCCCGCGCCCTCGCCACCGTCACCGGACGAGGCGGCAGCGCCCCTGAGGCGTACGAAGGACCGGTGCGCGAGGAGTTCACGCGCTGGTACCACTCGCCCGACAACAACCGCGCCCCCGGCCGTACCTGCCTGGTCGCGTGCGGCCTCCTCGAAGGCGACCGCCGCTGGCAGGACGCGAGCCAGACCGGTTCCAAGGGGTGCGGGGCCAACATGCGGGTCGTCCCCGTGGCGCTGATCCCAGGACTGACCGGGGACGAACGCTCCGGGCTCGCCCAATGGCAGGCGGCGCTCACCCACGGCCATCCGACCGCCCTCGCCGCCAGCGATCTCACCGCGCACGCCGTACGGCTGCTCGCCGAGGGCGCGGAGCCCACCGGCCTCGTGGGGCTGCTGCGCTCCTACGCCCTCGACCGCCGCACCGACTACCAGGAGCGCTGGCTCGGCGATCTCTGGCACCGGGCGGGGGACCGGTCGCCGCGCGAGTTCGCCGCACGCGGGTGGGACGAGTGTCTGGACGCGCTCGACCGCGTACGGGCCGCGCTGCGCGACCCGTCGCCCGAGACCGATCCGTGCGAGGCCACCGGTGAGGGATGGATCGCGGAAGAGGCCCTGGCCACCGCCCTGCTCTGCTTCCTGCTCTTCCCTCAGGAGCCGCTGAACGTGTTGCGCAGGGCCGCCTGCACCAAGGGCGACTCCGACTCGATCGCCTGCCTCGCTGGAGCGCTCGCCGGAGCCCACCTGGGCGCAGACGCCTGGCCCGCGCCCTGGGTGGACCGGATCGAGCACAGGGACGAGCTGCTGGCGTTCGGCGCGCTCTGGGAGCGGTGA
- a CDS encoding NUDIX hydrolase, with protein sequence MPTSEPGPEPDHGPEPAPPTYDKYAFEPFAVTVDLAVFTVRHQELLVLLVERGEDPYAGRWALPGGFVQPREAADAAARRELAEETGLPQPVVEGLHLEQLRTYSDPDRDPRMRVVSVAHTALVPDLPEPVAGSDAAGARWFPCAPHGFRAPEPLAFDHDRILGDAYERICAKLEYTGLATAFCPPAFTLGELQQVYETVWGTALDRPNFRRKVLAAPGFVEPAPGARRRTSQRGKPAVLYRAGGAAVLHPPLLRPVAAPPEGQDI encoded by the coding sequence ATGCCCACATCCGAGCCCGGTCCCGAGCCCGATCACGGTCCCGAGCCCGCGCCACCGACCTACGACAAGTACGCCTTCGAGCCCTTCGCCGTCACCGTGGACCTCGCCGTCTTCACCGTCAGACACCAGGAGCTGCTGGTGCTGCTCGTCGAGCGCGGTGAGGATCCCTACGCGGGCCGCTGGGCGCTGCCCGGCGGATTCGTCCAGCCCCGGGAGGCCGCGGACGCCGCGGCCCGCAGGGAGCTGGCCGAGGAGACCGGACTGCCGCAGCCTGTCGTCGAAGGACTGCACCTCGAACAACTGCGTACCTACAGCGACCCGGACCGCGACCCCAGGATGCGTGTCGTCTCCGTCGCCCATACCGCGCTCGTGCCCGACCTGCCCGAGCCGGTCGCGGGCAGTGACGCGGCCGGAGCCCGCTGGTTCCCCTGTGCTCCGCACGGCTTCCGCGCCCCCGAGCCGCTCGCCTTCGACCACGACCGCATCCTCGGCGACGCCTACGAGCGGATCTGCGCCAAGCTCGAATACACCGGCCTCGCCACCGCCTTCTGCCCGCCCGCCTTCACGCTCGGCGAACTCCAGCAGGTCTACGAGACCGTCTGGGGCACGGCGCTCGACCGGCCGAACTTCCGGCGCAAGGTGCTGGCGGCGCCCGGCTTCGTCGAGCCCGCGCCCGGCGCCCGCCGCCGTACCTCCCAGCGGGGCAAACCCGCCGTCCTCTACCGCGCGGGCGGCGCCGCCGTCCTCCACCCGCCCCTGCTGCGCCCGGTCGCCGCGCCACCCGAAGGACAGGACATATGA